In the Granulosicoccus antarcticus IMCC3135 genome, GAAGGAGGCTTCTATATGATTGAACATTGCATCTCTAGCGAGAAGAGCCTTTCTCTTTATTACGGCGTTAAATATTGCACGGTGCTCCACGATTGCCTCTTCGGTTACAGTGTGGTGATTGCGCAACCGAAACAAATGAGTGTGTGTATGTAGTTGCTCAAGTGCATGGGTGGTAATGCTATTGCCCGCTTTCTCTGCGATCCACATGTGAAATTTCCCGTCATCCACCGCGAACTGACCATAGCGCAGATTGAGCTCTTTTTGAACAGGGTCTTCCATTCTAGCCATCAAAACTTCCAGCTTGCTGACGTCTTTCTTGCTCATGTTCTCAGCTGCCATACGCGCAACTTCGGGCTCAACAAGTAATCTGAATTGGAAAATATCCTTGTAGACTTTAGCCGAAGGCAGCGGCGCTGTTGAATAACCAACGTTCTGTGCCTTCACCACCAATCCTTGTGCCTGTAATCTAACCAGTGCTTGCCGAATTGGAGTTTGAGACACCTTAAGATCACGCCCGAGAGCATCCACTGACAGGCGGCTGCCTGGAGGGGTCTTGGGCGAAATTATTAGCGCAAGAATTTTCTCATAGACCGTCTCGGCCAGTGATGCTCTGCGCGGCACCGGCGAAAGTTTCACGGCAGATTTCCCGACTTTTTCTGACATAAGATTTCTTTTATAATCCTTCATTCAATGTGCAGGAGAATATACAAGGATACGCTCTTTTCGGCCAGCCGTGATCCGATCGGATGTACTATTGATGCAAATGTGTGCTTGTTCCATGCGCAAGCAGTCCGGTGAGCAACGCTTTTATTGATTAGTAGCGCTGCTATAACGTAAAAGAGGGATTCTGAATTGGATAAAACTGTTCTTATAACGGGTGGCAGTCGCGGCATTGGCGCCGCCACAGCCGTTTTAGCCGCGCAAGTTGGATATGATGTGGCAATCAACTTTACCGCCAATGAGGCCGCTGCGGAAGAGGTTGCGAAGCTTGTGCGCGCAACTGGACAGCGTGCCATGACAGTTCGCGCTGATGTGTCGAAAGATAATGACGTCATCAAAATGTTTCAAGCCATCGACAATCAGCTTGGCAATCTGAGGGCGTTAGTTAACAACGCGGGTATGGTTGATACGGTTTGCCTGGTTGAAAACATGTCTGTCGAGCGGGTTCGACATCTGTTCGATGTGAATGTCATTGGCACCTTTGCCTGCGCCCGTGAAGCCGTTCTGCGCATGTCGCTAAAGCACGGCGGTAGCGGCGGCGCAATCGTGAACATGTCATCAGTGGCAGCCCGTTTGGGTGCGCCAAACGGGGCGGTGGACTACGCGGCAACCAAGGGGGCGATAGATGTTTTCACCAAAGGCCTGGCCATCGAGGTGGCTGCGCAGGGTATCCGTGTTAATGCTGTCAGGCCCGGGCTGATCGATACGGATATGCATGCCTCGCAAGGTCAGCCTGATCGGGTTAGAGAGTTGGGGCCAACCGTTCCGATGGGACGCTATGGCACTGCGAATGAAGTCGCCGCCAGTATTCTATGGTTGTTATCCGATGCTGCATCGTACGTCACCAGTACGATAGTTGATGTCAGTGGTGGACGTTAATAGCACAACCAGCCCTCGCCAGTAACTCAACAGTTTTAGCTTGACTGTGACGGAGTAGAAATATACTATTCTTTATATCTAGATACGATCGGATCGGATGTTTGATATTTTTACAAATTTAAAACCCAAATGTGCGATTAATGTTGAGGAGTAAACAGATGAACTATCACTTAGGTGTAACGCGGGCACCAAGCAGTATTCTTTTCGGTGTGGGCCAGCGTCACGCTTTGGGACGTGTTGCACGTCAGCATGGTACGAAGACCTTGGTCTGCACCGATGAACGATTCGCGG is a window encoding:
- a CDS encoding GntR family transcriptional regulator, coding for MSEKVGKSAVKLSPVPRRASLAETVYEKILALIISPKTPPGSRLSVDALGRDLKVSQTPIRQALVRLQAQGLVVKAQNVGYSTAPLPSAKVYKDIFQFRLLVEPEVARMAAENMSKKDVSKLEVLMARMEDPVQKELNLRYGQFAVDDGKFHMWIAEKAGNSITTHALEQLHTHTHLFRLRNHHTVTEEAIVEHRAIFNAVIKRKALLARDAMFNHIEASFKRMVPYFGE
- a CDS encoding SDR family oxidoreductase codes for the protein MDKTVLITGGSRGIGAATAVLAAQVGYDVAINFTANEAAAEEVAKLVRATGQRAMTVRADVSKDNDVIKMFQAIDNQLGNLRALVNNAGMVDTVCLVENMSVERVRHLFDVNVIGTFACAREAVLRMSLKHGGSGGAIVNMSSVAARLGAPNGAVDYAATKGAIDVFTKGLAIEVAAQGIRVNAVRPGLIDTDMHASQGQPDRVRELGPTVPMGRYGTANEVAASILWLLSDAASYVTSTIVDVSGGR